From the genome of Schistocerca piceifrons isolate TAMUIC-IGC-003096 chromosome 6, iqSchPice1.1, whole genome shotgun sequence:
AACATTACTACTTTGCTACAATGAACCGGAGAACCACAGACATCCCGATAACAGATAAGAGTCCAGTGTTTCACAACATACCTTACTGTTCCAACGGCATACGACGCTATACCTCTATAGCACACGTAATCAGTACTACTTTGTCCGACGTACCGTAGGCCAAGTACGCTTGCCTAAACCAAAGACACGCCGATAACAGCGCCGTAAGGTTCCAGCGAAGTTAAATGTAACGTTGACGTAAATCGCAGAGATACCGATAAGGCCTCGGTGATCGTATTAAAAGCCCAGGTTGCTCACACGTCTGCAGAACAGCAGCAGCCACCATGGTGAAGGCACGCAAAATCGTACTCGTCCGACAATTCCAAGGGCCGCCTCGAGCCGAGGACTTCCGCATCGAGGAGGAGGACCTGCCGCCCGTCAAGGAAGGACAGATCTTAGGCGAGGCAGTCTACTTTAGTGTCGACCCCTTCCAGAAGGTTCACACAGCTATGCACAAAGTGGGAGACACCTTCTACGGCGCTCAGGTAAAGTATCTCTCACTTCCTGCCGTTTCTAATCTGATCCAGACGGTTACCCTGGGCACTCACAGGCAACGCCAGTGGCATCATTCCAGTGACGTCACCTATGTTTCGTGAGGAAAACGTAAACTTTCGCTCGTCGCTCTCCAGCGACGTCATTTTTTGACACTTCATTATGAGTTAAATGTTATTTTATCTTTCTGACGCCATTAGTCTTCCTAAACCACTGATAACAGTTGTTCACCTGCTACGTGTCCGCCtccggttgctgagtggtcagcacgacagtatgtcaattctaagggctcaggttcgattctcggattcgtcggagattttctccgctcacgaactgggcgttgtgttgtcctaatcaccatcatttcatcttcatcgacgcgcaagtcgctgaagtcgcgtcaaatcgaaagacttgcacccggcaaacggtctgtccgacgggaggcccttgtcacacgacatttatttatttacctgcTACATGGCGATTGAATTTCGAAATAATTTCAATCTGTGTTTGGACTGAGTGTAACAAGAAACGCGTGAGAGATTGGTCTATTGAGAATTGATTTGGACACAATTTGAAGCGGTCTGTTCTTCATCCACAACTATGCACGAATGAACCAAAAtattatggccacctgcttaacaGTGTGTTTCATCAGTTTTGAAACAaattacatcactgattctgtgtatcgggGATGCCGCTGTTTGTTGTTGGATTTGtgaagatatgtggcattagatgtctacgcacaggtcatctaattcgcataaataacgggcctcTCATTTGCATTTCCGGCGCCTGATAGTGACCCAGCTGAgttccatagcatttacatcaggcgaatttggtcgtcgagacatcaacgtcagttcactataatgctacGCAAACAACAGGAGCACGGTTGTGGGCTATGCTGGTGGTCTGCAGCCGTCAgcttgccttcgattactaccacaggccctaTGTGAGAGCAGGAGAATGTCACCCATGCATAATAAcggtcccaccagcctgcgtccgtggagcGCTCCACGTTTTGAGCTGCcggtcacctcgatgacggcgtttatgaagacgaccatcgacctagtgtagcaaagatGTAATTTACCCGAAGAGCCGACGCGTGACGGCCAAATCCCGatagtcccatgcccactgcaatcgcaattGACTATGTCGtagggtcaacatatgaacacgtgGGGGTGGTCTGCTGTGAAGCTCCATGTTctacagtgtacgatgaacggtacgctccgaaacacttgcggaTGCACCAGCTGTGTGCTCTTTCAAAGAGATGTCACACATcaccatgtatcctactttacagcGCAAACATGCCTCcgagccccacgttctgtgaagagtcgtggacgtccaaccatttagctcctagtggtagtttcactatccttccACCTCTTTGCGTAGCTTCTCACGAAGGTAGCACGTCaaattcgaccaacttcgccgttttcgggtattagttcacaggctctgcttaataataaactgccctttgtcaaagtagtttatatcaatggatttccctatttgcaccCCATATCTCCACTAGGGTGATCATTTGTCTGCGTCTGCACcggttacatacttttgttaccgcgtcacgtgtcctgAATGCCACCAGGCAGCATGCAGCGTCGAGCTcagaagtggtcataatgttttagcttatcAGTGTATGTACAGCTGATTACACTATCAGAAATTGTCGTATCACTCCCGAGTTTTTATGATAATTAGCAAATTATCGATCAACAAGTGAGGTAATTTGAGATTTAGATAAACATTTGATTTATTGTCACTTCGTTCACAGCTAATGCATAATAATGTGAGCTTTTCACATAGTATGGTACGGCCCAGCAATCGCGGCAATAACTATCAGAATGTACGTTAACAAGAGCATTATACTCCCTACCAATATTTAGAAATTTGTTGGCTGTTCTATGATGTGTTTTGCCGTTGTGAACACATAATGTGTTTCAGATTAATGTTTTGTGttgactgtgtgagtgtgtgtgtgtgtgtgtgtgtgtgtgtgtgtgtgtgtgtgtgtgtgtgtgtgtgtctgtgtgtctgtttgtgtgtgtgtgtaaggggggggatGTGTGTTTGATAATTTCAGTGTAGATAAACAATTGATTAGATAATTAATAACTAAGACACTTGTCGTTATCCAACCACTTAGTTCAAATAGTGGATCAAGTGTATCATATACTACTGCTAACTGGTTCAAATTTTGGTGCCGACACGATAAAAAATAAGTGCTTTTACAGGTTAGAAAATTGAAGTCACGAGAGATATATCTGTAGGCTAGAGCCACAACAGCTCCGACTTGCCATCAGCTCTTATTATAGCTACATAAAATTTTAAATGCCAAATGTTTATATCACATTGTACTAAAAGACAGAATTAATAAATGAAGCTCTGTTTTCCTAATTTTGCACGAAGCAAGATTGCTCAAAATTTCGTGCACGATAACGAATGAATTTTCTTCGTGAACAGTGTATTCAGTACCCATATTTTGTTTTTGGATAACATCCAGTTTCGGGTCCGATATTTGTGTTCTCTATTCGGACGACCTAGTTCCTGTGACAGCTGTCATAACAGCATGATGGTAGCCATACCAGTCCTTCCGATTTCAGTTGAGGCCATCTGACTTATGAATGAAGCAAGTAACATTGCAGCTGACAGTGTCGATACAGTTTGTGATGCCATGTCACTTTCTGTGCCGTCATCGTCGAACTGGGAAAACAAATGCACGTAATGACAAGAAAAATACCAAcaacaacacatacaaaacatcttatttgtccctctctctctctctctctctctctctctctctctctctctccctcttattTTCTCTTAACTTCAAAATCAGACACTGCTGTATGCTGGGTTGATTTTTTAAcattcagggtgacaattatttaactatatgaaaaaaaaacataaattagttacaaacaacggcgtgcacacactttattattgtaaacgtcactacagacattcgaatttaggttatgacatgttcgctaTGCCCgccatcattggcggtgatgtggcgcagacgaatagctaaattctgcaagaaccgctgaagcgtcggaacatcgatgctgtcgatgacctccggaatggctgttttaagctcagatatggctttggggttattgctgtacgtcTTGTCTTTAATATACAAAAACAAGTCGCATGTTTTCATACCCGTATAATATGGCGACCTATTGAGGACCATGCCAGTAGCctgtgggtaccccagagccagaatgcgatccccaatgtgctcctccaggacatcaaacactctgctgcttcgatggggtcgagctccgtctcgcatgaaccacattttatcgaaatcagggtcactttggataatggggatgaaatcgtcttccaaagcCGTTGcgtagtcaccgtgccaccaagggatatcgcaccgattattccgtgactgtacattgcacactacacagtcacccgttgagggtgaagagacttctcgactcGAGAATGTAGCTTTTCAGTCCCCCAagcgcgccaattttgcttattgacgaaatgAAGCGGGTGGGCAACAACAAGGCGTGTGGGCGTGCTTATACTATTCCTCATCACCCCCTGTAGCCAACCGCGCCATTtaaacgtcctaacgcaaaacgCGCAGAAGTTAtagcgattttatttcatatagttcaataactgtcaccctgtagctAACAAAGGCTGTATGATTGCATGATTTGGTAGCTTCACTGAATGGTCTTCACTCGTACGTAATAGTACATCATTAAATTTTGTACGGTCAGTGGTCCTAAGTAGGGACAGTTTAAAAGGATAAATTAGTCTTAGGCATATCTGTAGTTGTGTGGAAGAATTAGTAGAGGGTGTCGTTCATTCTAATAGAGGATAAGTCGTCTGCTACAAAAAATGCCGTCATACAGATTTAACTGATTGAAGAACATGTCGGCGGAGTTCGAACATGCGACCAGAATGCCATAAAGAGTTACCGACGAAGTAGGCGTGCCGCGTGACGGCTCTGTTGTGGTGGAATACCGAATGAGCACCTGGATAAGAGTGTAGTGCAGTGGGAATCTGAAAAGTGTGTACACTATTAGTCCAAAAACTTCCGAGCCTGGTTTTGTTGTTGGCGTACGAGTGATGTCAGCGCAGTAATTACGTCCGCAAAtccaactaacaactgtaaacaacagatgtgcactgGACCAGTCAGCTGTGTGCAAGCAATGTTAAGGGGAGATGGAAGGcagtttttatccctattctgccgaTGCTATTATACCCATTGATTAGgtgcacttttcaaaagaactataagtgataaaacaatgaaattcttACTGCATATAaataacatatatgcctcaataTACAAGTAAAATTAACATAATACCTCATGctcttgaagaaaaaaattttttattctttcagtagtaaaatttaactatttttgtacattaattattataaaacagtttctgattgtttggtggttctcactTTACTTGTCAtgacttattaccatctgcagtacaaattgaccaaatttcatgtttctagtcccattagtttatcaaataatggtatctgaaagtagaaaaaatgtagttttgagaaaaatccatttaatgtttaatattgcaattctagtatagtcattgatgagaatacttaccactaatattttcttccaccatactgagcatcatgtgaatcatactgatcttcttttcttctcttggtccctcttcttttctgtctggcttcttttgtgcattttaaagtagcaatatctgctttgcggattctctctttatctacttGCAACAAGGATCATGCAGAATTTCCACtatattttatgcccaataattgcaatacatccagttttctaattaatccatcactgaagcataaaatagcatcataaacaccaaatttgagggttgtaagctgaacaaatacagttttcggtaaccggttccaaatgacagagttcacacatttatttaaattttgggttttcccatgaagacatttcttcaacaaggtatctttacaaaggtctataaatatgggtttaatttaatttaatttaatgctGTGCATTATGTCTGCATGGCGCAAAAAGGAAGGCGTGGCATCTGAATGCCAGATTGCGCAGAGAGTCAGAAAAACCATCACATGTCACGAAAAAATTGTCCTATTTGTATAAAACAAAACTGtctcacgcaggaaagaccaggcatttcaaatatgctaaaatctgaaaatcgaatttttgaagcctaCTTGCCTTCCCTTTCCCCTTTTAGTAGTGGTCGCGCAAACGTCCTGTTTCCAATGTTATTGTGCTAGAAATTGCAGTGGTGCAACAGCTCCAAATGAAGTGTTCCCTGACGTTCTcatcaatgttttgaagaagataaGAGTATATACAGAGTCTAAGCTACACCTACATTCTTAGAGAAGAACAAAAATGTGTGGCACCAACTGTGacatgactgaaatgcaaaacctGGACAGTCATTTTTTGGAAAAATTCATGACAGGTGATctatcacaaaacgacaaagtgcataaattcacaTCAAGGTTCAATGCTTTGATGTAACCGACATTCAATCCAATGTGCAGAGCGAGGTGAGCAACATCCCAAAGAAGTACTTTTCTCACCATTTCACATAGGTGTATGAACGTTCTTTGGGAGGCTATACATGTCAACTGAGGCACAAAACAACCATCttaacttttttctattttttttctgaaTCCAGTCTTGAAATGTTTTGGACTGATGGGATAGTAGGACGTAGTATTTTGTCATCAGCTGTAACAGTGAGACAGGAAGAATTGTATTGTTGGGATGCGTTAGTAAACCATCCGGACATGTGAAGGCAGTGAGTATTTGGGAGCGATTTAACTGTATATTACTGCTACTATGTCGGATTTGCCCCACTGGAAGTGGTGTAAGTGGGAGGGAATTTCACAATGAGACCATCTCTGTAGACGCGATTTCTCTTATTTGTGATGAACTATCTAGAATTGTAGGCCTAACTGTGGCATATTTTGACACAGGTTCATTTATCGAGAACAACAGTGTTATTTAGACGCTAACAGAACTACACTGCCAGATGTTGCAGCAAAGGTGCTGagtatcatggagagatttactaacGTATTTCCAGGAAGATCAAAGGACCTTGTTACTTGCACAACTGTCTTGTGTTAGCGCAGCAGTGTGATGGTGTAATGCAGAGGCCTGCCCACAGGTGGCGCGGATCGTGGAGAGCCGTGCTCCTGGCTTTCCAGTGGGGCGGCACGTCGTGGCGTACTGGGGGTGGCGTGACCGCACGGTGGCCGATGTGGGCTCCGGCAGGCCAGAGCCCCCCCTATACCTAAAGCCGACCAGGTTGGTGCCACACCTGGGGGACCTGCCTCTGTCGCTGTCCCTGGGAGTCCTAGGTATGCCAGGCAACAGCGCCTACTTCCCGCTGCTGGACATCTGCAAACCCAAGCCAGGAGAGGTGGTCGCAGTCACTGGCGCTGCCGGGGCTGTCGGCAGCGTAGTGGGCCAGATAGCGCGCATCAAGGGCTGTACTGTCATCGGATTCGCCGGAACCGACGCCAAGGTATATGTTACTTAGCTCTTTAGTTGTGTATAGATACAGGTGTTGAGTAGCGAGGATAATATTCCCCATCCTGAAACAGAGGTACCGGTCGCAACTGTCTGGATAGCGGAGAGCTTTAAGGTGGCACTTTGGAGACACAGGGAGGCGATCTCGCCCAAAATGGAGTGTTCCTAATTGATTAACGATGTATTGTTTTCGAGCGATTTCCCCCATTCAATTAGAATAATACCTGATTGTTAATCAAGCCCCGCCTTAGATACACTCTATGCAAACATTTAGGAaacgagagaagaagaagaagtaaaacaAGAAGAAACACGAATGCCGTTTGAATAATCTTATTGTTATGTGATTCTAGATTATTCGTGCTGCTAACGTGGTTCAAGTTTCCCTCAGGAGTTCTGTCAGGTTGAATCGTTTCTTCTGCACGGTTCTTGGCGACGAGGCTTGCTGCCATCACCTAGCGACAGCTGAGGAATGTTTGGCTGATTTTGGAATATTCTCATCAAGAAGCCTTGGCTTTCTCCAGTTATGAAAGGTAGTCCTGTTGATTGTTCTTGAGGACGTTCTTGATGATACTGCTTTTATTTGAAACTAATGGCCACATGGTTTGACTTAATATCTTGGAAGATAGAACGTATTCCAGCAGCAGGTGTGGCCATATGGTGGCGTTGCAGTCCTAGTTGTTGTTCTTCCAGATGCTCTCGATGGTACTGTACTATTGTCTTTTTCCTGGCCCAAAATATACACGAAAGTTACCTTAGTACGCTGGAAGGTAGAACACTAATCCAGCAGCAGGTGTGGGCGTATGGCAGCGTTGTGCAGCAACACCCTTGTGCTCAAGTTGCTGATATATCAGTTGCGTGATGATCTAGAGCTCTTTCACAAGTCACTGGCCGATCACATGGTCTTCTCTTGGATATAAGGTACTCTTGTTACCAGTTGGAGTTTCACCAGAGTATAAGGTCTAAACTAGTGGGTGTCTGTGACGGTAACGGCTGCTAATTTCCCCACCTACGCTATCAGGTGGAGAGGTATAAGTTTCCCCATCATAGGTCAGTCAGACAGTAAACGCGGGATGCGGCTACTAAGGTAGCGAAATACATGTGGCCTGCACATGTATCGAAGTTACATCAGCCACGACGATCTCAGAGAATACTTGTCCTTCCAGATCGGATATGGAAAGGGTTAATACATGTTGAGTCAGGAGgtaaggtacatgctttgagggatgGTAAtactagtgattctgaacaaaatactTCATAAGGACATATGCTCTATTCCGAATGGTTCCCAaggcagaacacatttaatgcacattgttatttattttctgtattattcaaagaCTGTCACTGTTTACAACATGCCATAGTAGCGCAGAGGCAATTGAGACGAACGCTTTGATAAAGAACACATGTGGTctgtcaagtcgggaaactacctcaaattggcctgcgAGATTTTCAGTATACTCGCGCTAACTATTAGTCCTGGAGAAAAAGTGAATAGGATattttttgaaggaaatttaatgtaatttaacttTGTACTGTTACACGTTTTCGCTCGAGGGTATGGTTTTCAAGAAAACCGTACAAAGGTGAAACTAAATGTGTCcaacctcggaaaccattcggaatatgggatatgtccatatgaagtttttgttcagaatctgtaatactatcacccctcaaaccaTGTACCTTTCCTTCTCACTCGctctatttgatattagtaaactacaGGAGCGCCCAATGAAAGgctccagaattagtatcgcttattgaagacTATACTGtccagatagtattaggaacagaaagttcaTTTAAATCGGAAGTGAGCACCACCGAAATCCTAAGTTCAAATTGTAATATTAATCTTAAGGATAGTTGGCAGCTTTTTTATTTTAGTAAATAATTCTACAATACCTAGCGACGTTATCACGGAATGTGAATTGATCTTGGTGAAGTTTAGCATCAGTGGTCGGTCTGAAATGGTAATCTGGTGCTTTTACAGACCGCCTGCGTCAGGAGCTGTAGTGATAGAGTGGTTCAGATAGAATTTATAGAatgtcgttagtaattttcctgatcatgccgttgtaataggggatgAATTCCATTTGCCAGGTATAGAATAGGAGAGtcgtgctatcaaaactggtgccagagacagggattcgtgtgacattattctgaatgtcttgtccgaaaactaCTCCTAGCAGATAATACGAGAACCAACTTGTGAACGTCTAAGACGCCCTAGCAACAAACAAACCTGaaactgaacttatcgaatcacttAACGTAGACGAAGGTATCAGTAATCATAAAGCTGTGATATTAACTATGAACACGAATTTTACAGGGAATgctaagaaaaaaggaaaatatttttgcttagcgagAGCGACAGGATGCAAGTTGCTAAGTATCTGAGTAGTTAGCATCAAATATTCATTGCTGAGGACGGAAATCTAGAGCACGAATAGGAAAAATTCAAAAGCTTCggtcaatatgccttagacaagtgtGTTCCGAGCAATGTCGTAAGGGATTGGAAAGACCTACCGCGGTTTCATAGCGGTCCTAGAAAACTGCTGCGTGAACAAGGAgatcttcatctcagattcaaaagAAGTCAAAACCTAACTGGCAAAAttaagctgaacgaagcgaaaatgagcgtaaggagatcaATGAGCGAAGAGTACAATGACTTTGAAAGAAACATTTGGTCAACcgatatgaataaaaactctaggATTTGGTCTTATGTGAATTCAATAAGAGGTTCGAAATCCTCTTTCCATTCACTCAGTGACCTttctggcaccgaaacggaagacagCAGAGAAAAGGACGACATACTGAAGTAGGACCTTTTGgatgtttcaccgtggaagattgCAACATGGTCTCTCCTTTCAACTATCGTTCGAACGTCTAAATAGCAAATACTGAGGAAACTGATCTCGCAATGGGAAAGAAACTACAATCGTTTGGTAGTgcaaaggcatcaggaccagatgagatacctacagGACTTCAGGAAGATTATGCGGAAGAACTTTCTCACCTTGTAGGAGCTGTTTCTCGAAGAAGGGTGCCTAGTGATTGGGGTAcagcgttttcaagaagggtcgtaggacagatgcgaataattataggcctacatcgttgacgtcaatgtgctgtagaattatggaatatattGTATACTGAAAAATTATTACCTTTttcgagaacgaaaatctcctccataaaaatcaccatggatttcgcaaacagatatCTCGCAAAACTCGGCTTCCTCTGTTCTTCCACGAGATCTAACGCTGTAGACAAGGCTGCTCAGGAAGGCAatcgacaccgtcccgcactgcagtttagtgaaaaaaagacgaacttaccgagtatcggactagatttgcgactggattcaacacAGGGCCCAATGCTTCGCTCTTAGCGGAACAAAACCGATGGATATAaagataatttccggagtaccccaagcaAGTGTGACAGGGCCGTTACTCCTTACAATGattataaatgatctagtaaaagGCATCGGAAGCTGCTTAAGATTGTTCTCAGATGAtatggttgtctacaagaaagtagcaacgccagacaaCAGTATAGATTTGCAAAAGGGCCTACAGAGGACTAATGAATAGTACGGGTTGTGGCAGTTCAccacgaacgtaaataaatgtaacatatcgcgcatacataggaaaagatgtAGATCACTGTACAACTACGCAATTGTGGCGATTTGCTGGGAACCGTGTCTATTGTAAAATATTTAGTAGTAACTATCCACATTGATCTTACGTGGAATGGccgtataaaacaaatagtaggagaagcagatgccacactgagatttgTAGGAataatcttgaggaaatgtaactcacccacgaagcGACCGATTCTTCAGTAGTGTTGGTAAGTAGTGGTATCcccaccaggtaggactgatagaagagacagagaacatCCACGAAGAGTGGcgggtttcgtcacgggatcgtttagtcggcgccagAGCGTTACAGGCGTGCTCAAAAAACTCCAGTGGCACACGCTACAAGACAGGAGCTGTGCATCTCGATGAGGCTTACTATCGAAACTTCGATAGAGCCTTTTCGGGAagacaaaatattacttccttcaacatacatcttgcgaaatgaccactacaagaaaattcgagaaattagaactaatacagagtcttaccgacaaccattcttcccacgcgccattcgcgattggaacagaGAAGTGCGGATCTCccatggtaccagaagtacctccGTCACAAACCGTTAGGTAGCTTACGGAGTATGATGCATATGTAGATTAAGAAATACTATATGGTATGTACTAATCTAGCTTCAGAGCTCCATTtaaacccccaccccccaccctccgcaTTAGACAATCAGTACGTGTATTGGCCATGTTTCCCCTGACAACTGTCACATATAAAAACCTGTATGTAGCAGAATTTTATACAAAACAATCCTAAGGTCCCGTGGGAGTATTGATACCGAATGTACTAGGGGTGGTGCTGGTGTAGCCTTCACATTCTTTGGCCCTCAGTTTGTGATCATCATTGTTGGCGGCGTCATATTTGAATATGTTCCCCATAATGAGTAGTGCGCTTTTTGATTCTTGAAGGTACGAGTTTCCCACCTATCACTCACTGAACTACTACTAAATTAAGAGGTAAGTATGACTGTGTCAACTGGACACTATCGCCTTTACCCTCTCAAGAAAATTTTTCGTATGTTTCCTTCTACAGCTCCACAGTCACTTCCTTGTAACAAAAGGTTGACCATGTACCACTACCCACTttctcaataaatatgtcgttCTTGTGCCTGGCATGCAACCCTCAGTGCTTTATATCTTGAAATCTATTATTCCTTTCTAGTTTTAAAAATCCCCTGGTTAACTTTTCTgattttacgagggttggaacttaaatagtggcaactatttattcacaacagatacaaaagaaTAACATGTTTGCAcatattactgtccttcaaagtagtcaccagtgttgtgaagaacgcgttgccagcgatgtggaaggcgtagtttaacgttagcagagcctgctctaTTGACGGTGCGAATggggcggtctactgcctgtcgaatctctggaacagttctgaagcgaatgccacgaagcagttctttcatcttcggaatcacatcaaagtcacaaggacctacgtccggggagtatggtggatggtacagtacttcccagtcccatcgaccgaacagagcagccatagcttgcgctgtatgcgcccgagcattatcatgcaaaatgattggtgggttgagcagaaagtgtcgccgcttctttcgcaaagctggtcgcaggtgatgatcCAAAAACGCACAGTAGTACTGTGAATTgatggtctgctgtggaggaacgtaatgcgttaggataacaccatcacagtcgtacacgagaatcaccacaaCTTTATATcgccccattcgcaccatcaacagaacagactctgctaacggtatattgcGCCTTCCACATTCTTGGgaacgggttctacataacgctggtgactactttgagggacagtaacaattgcaaacacgtaactcttttgtatcggttgtgaataaatagttgccactagttaagctccaaccctcgtatgttaatAATTCCTTCGTAGACGTCTGTGTTAAAAAATGCTGGAAGACAATCTAGTGATACATCTAACGCTAAAGCTGGAAGTAGAACACAATCAAATTATTGTTAGTACCAGTTTACTGCTATTCATAATGTCTCAATGATGTTCTCAATGTTGAACTTCCAGTTTTAAATTACCTTTTCGAAACAATTACTTAGTTTTCCAACAATACAGTCTAAATAATAAACGAACTCAGTGATATGTCCCAAGAAGTatattaattattaaaatgaatcTTTTGTTGGATGTCAATCATAGTTCAAGTACTTAATTTCTGATGGACAACATCATGTACAGTTCACAATCTTACATTATTCTTCACGTATGAGCTTTCCAAGTAATTAATTTCACTGACCTGCAACAGTCATTGTCCAGTACACAGTACTCTATGCTTAACTTCTCTCACAATGTTTGAAAATTCTGTAACAGCTGTTAAATTGTAGCTGACTCTAATATCCTTTTTGGAATATTGACAGAAGGGACTGGTTTGTAtaagtatatttactgaaactTTCTAAATCATTAACATGGAAGTAACGGCAAAACAACCTTTTACACTTCTCACAAAACC
Proteins encoded in this window:
- the LOC124803156 gene encoding prostaglandin reductase 1-like, encoding MVKARKIVLVRQFQGPPRAEDFRIEEEDLPPVKEGQILGEAVYFSVDPFQKVHTAMHKVGDTFYGAQVARIVESRAPGFPVGRHVVAYWGWRDRTVADVGSGRPEPPLYLKPTRLVPHLGDLPLSLSLGVLGMPGNSAYFPLLDICKPKPGEVVAVTGAAGAVGSVVGQIARIKGCTVIGFAGTDAKVKWLKEDLGFHHAFNYKKTDVSTTLKQAAPDGVDVYFDNVGGDISTAVMSNMRYRGRIVVIGAISQYNDLEHQKLVTLPFTFLAQQLRLEGCAHARYHDRFEEGVSQLTKWVREGKIKYRETVTKGFENTPTAFIGMLRGENFGKAVVKL